A genomic region of Terriglobia bacterium contains the following coding sequences:
- the metH gene encoding methionine synthase yields the protein MSADENPDNPLESLLRERIVVLDGAMGTMIQAHNLAEADYRGAEFAGHSRDLRLNNDVLCITQPHIIEDIHRQYLEAGADIIETNTFNSNAISMAEYGLENHIHELNTAAAAVARRAVGKFTAENPDRRCFVAGSMGPTSRTASVSQNVSSPADRGTNFEQLRAVYYEQARALVEGGVDLLLLETIFDTLNAKAALFAVEQYFEESGRRVPVMVSVTIVDQSGRTLSGQTIQSFWISVSHIPMLSVGINCALGAKQMRPYLEELSQIAPVYISCYPNAGLPNAFGGFDETPESMARDLGEFARNGWLNIVGGCCGTTPAHIRAIAAAVRGAEPHRLVQPDHATRLSGLEPLTFRPDMNFVNVGERTNVTGSPKFAKLILNGEFEEALTVARQQVDAGAQIIDINMDEGMLESEQAMTTFLNYVASEPDIARVPIMVDSSKWSVIEAGLRAVQGKGVVNSISLKEGEEVFKRHARLVRRYGAAVVVMAFDERGQADTTERKVEICTRAYRILTQEVGFPPEDIIFDPNILTIATGMEEHANYAVNYIEATRRIKETLPHAKVSGGVSNLSFSFRGNNVVREAMHTAFLYHAIHAGMDMGIVNAGQLGIYEEIPKDLLGLVEDVIFNRRTDATERLLAFADSVKQSGRKEVEEDAWRKGTVDERLAHALVKGIVDYIEADTEEARIKYGRPLAVIEGPLMAGMNVVGDLFGSGRMFLPQVVKSARVMKKSVAYLLPYLEAEKRLTGGAKAAGKIVMATVKGDVHDIGKNIVGVVLGCNNYEVVDLGVMAPSEKILKTARDTGADMIGLSGLITPSLDEMVHVAREMEREGFDIPLLIGGATTSRAHTAVKIAPAYSQPVVHVLDASRAVGVVGRLSSAELKPALVKENQGSQEKLREAHGAPKSQKLRTLDEARRRRLQFDWSRYSPPRPSFTGIRVCNPVPLEEIVPYIDWTPFFHVWELRGIYPRIFDQPEVGAKARELFDDAEKLLDCIVDGKLLEARTVVGFFPAAGVGDDIEVYEDEARTGVRATFHTLRQQMEKPDGEPDLALADFIAPRDTGLADYLGAFAVTAGIHIERLVERFEKENDDYNAIMTKALADRLAEALAELTHKRARDAWGYGCKENLNHDDLIHEKYRGIRPAPGYPAQPDHTEKRALFDLLQAERDAGVRLTESFAMYPAASVSGLYFSHPESRYFAVGKIGRDQALDYQRRKAMDLPTLERWLGPYLNYDPAK from the coding sequence ATGAGCGCTGACGAAAATCCTGACAATCCGCTTGAAAGCCTCCTGCGGGAGCGCATTGTGGTGCTCGACGGGGCCATGGGTACCATGATTCAGGCGCACAACCTCGCCGAGGCGGACTATCGCGGCGCTGAGTTTGCCGGCCATTCGCGCGACCTGCGGCTGAACAACGACGTACTCTGCATCACGCAGCCGCACATCATCGAAGACATTCACCGGCAGTATCTTGAAGCGGGCGCGGACATTATTGAGACGAACACCTTTAACTCAAACGCCATTTCGATGGCGGAGTATGGACTTGAGAATCACATCCACGAGTTGAACACTGCCGCCGCGGCGGTGGCGAGGCGCGCGGTGGGAAAATTCACCGCAGAGAACCCGGATCGCCGCTGCTTCGTGGCCGGTTCGATGGGCCCCACCAGCCGGACAGCTTCCGTCTCGCAGAACGTTTCGAGTCCTGCCGACCGTGGCACCAACTTCGAGCAGTTGCGGGCTGTTTACTACGAGCAGGCGCGCGCGCTGGTGGAAGGCGGCGTTGATCTGCTGCTGCTCGAGACGATCTTTGACACGCTGAATGCCAAGGCGGCGCTGTTTGCGGTCGAGCAGTACTTCGAGGAATCGGGGCGGCGCGTGCCGGTGATGGTTTCGGTGACCATTGTGGACCAGAGCGGTCGCACTCTTTCAGGGCAGACCATCCAATCCTTCTGGATTTCCGTTTCGCACATTCCGATGCTCAGCGTGGGCATCAACTGCGCGCTGGGAGCAAAGCAGATGCGGCCCTACCTCGAAGAGCTTTCGCAGATTGCGCCGGTCTACATCAGTTGCTATCCGAATGCCGGCCTGCCGAATGCCTTTGGCGGATTTGACGAGACGCCGGAGAGCATGGCGCGGGACCTAGGCGAGTTTGCCAGGAACGGCTGGCTGAACATCGTCGGAGGATGCTGCGGCACCACTCCCGCGCACATCCGGGCCATTGCTGCGGCCGTGCGCGGCGCCGAGCCTCACCGCCTGGTGCAGCCGGACCATGCCACGCGGCTCAGCGGCCTTGAGCCGCTCACCTTCCGTCCCGACATGAACTTTGTGAACGTCGGCGAGCGCACCAACGTGACGGGCTCGCCGAAATTTGCCAAGCTCATTCTGAACGGCGAGTTCGAAGAGGCGCTGACCGTGGCGCGTCAGCAGGTGGACGCCGGTGCGCAGATTATCGACATCAACATGGACGAGGGCATGCTGGAATCGGAACAGGCGATGACCACCTTCCTGAATTATGTGGCTTCCGAGCCGGACATTGCGCGCGTGCCCATCATGGTTGACAGTTCCAAGTGGAGTGTGATTGAGGCGGGCCTGCGCGCCGTGCAGGGCAAGGGCGTGGTGAATTCCATCAGCCTGAAAGAAGGCGAAGAGGTCTTCAAGCGCCACGCGCGCCTGGTGCGCCGCTACGGCGCGGCGGTAGTTGTGATGGCCTTCGACGAACGCGGCCAGGCGGACACTACGGAGCGGAAGGTTGAAATCTGCACGCGGGCTTACCGCATTCTGACGCAGGAAGTGGGCTTTCCGCCCGAAGACATCATTTTCGATCCCAACATCCTCACCATCGCCACAGGCATGGAGGAGCACGCCAATTACGCGGTGAATTACATCGAGGCCACGCGCCGGATCAAAGAGACGCTGCCGCACGCCAAGGTGAGCGGAGGCGTCAGCAATCTTTCATTTTCATTTCGCGGCAACAATGTTGTGCGCGAGGCGATGCACACGGCGTTTCTCTATCATGCCATCCACGCCGGCATGGATATGGGCATCGTCAATGCGGGCCAGTTGGGCATCTACGAGGAGATCCCCAAAGACCTTCTTGGGCTGGTGGAGGACGTGATCTTCAACCGGCGCACGGACGCAACCGAGCGGCTGCTCGCTTTTGCCGACTCCGTCAAGCAGAGCGGCAGGAAGGAAGTTGAGGAAGACGCCTGGCGCAAAGGGACGGTGGACGAACGCCTGGCGCACGCACTCGTCAAGGGAATTGTGGATTACATCGAAGCCGATACGGAAGAGGCCCGCATCAAATACGGCCGGCCGCTGGCGGTGATCGAAGGGCCGCTGATGGCGGGCATGAACGTGGTGGGCGACCTGTTCGGCTCCGGCCGGATGTTTCTGCCGCAGGTGGTGAAGAGCGCGCGCGTGATGAAGAAGTCGGTGGCGTACCTGCTGCCCTATCTCGAGGCCGAAAAGCGCCTGACCGGGGGCGCGAAGGCCGCCGGGAAGATTGTGATGGCCACCGTGAAGGGCGACGTACACGACATCGGCAAGAACATCGTGGGGGTGGTGCTGGGCTGCAACAATTACGAGGTGGTGGACCTGGGCGTCATGGCGCCGAGCGAGAAAATCCTGAAGACGGCGCGCGACACGGGCGCCGACATGATCGGCCTGAGCGGCCTGATTACGCCCTCGCTCGACGAGATGGTACACGTGGCCAGGGAAATGGAGCGCGAAGGTTTTGACATTCCGCTGCTGATCGGCGGCGCGACCACCAGCCGCGCTCACACGGCTGTGAAGATTGCCCCTGCTTACTCGCAGCCGGTTGTCCACGTGCTGGATGCGTCGCGCGCCGTTGGCGTGGTGGGACGCCTGTCAAGCGCGGAGCTGAAGCCGGCGCTTGTAAAGGAGAACCAGGGCTCGCAGGAAAAGCTGAGGGAAGCTCACGGAGCGCCAAAATCGCAAAAACTGCGGACGCTCGACGAGGCGCGCCGGCGGCGATTGCAATTCGACTGGTCTCGCTATAGCCCGCCGCGGCCTTCGTTCACCGGGATTCGCGTGTGCAATCCCGTGCCGCTCGAGGAGATCGTTCCTTACATCGATTGGACGCCCTTCTTCCACGTGTGGGAGCTGCGCGGCATCTACCCACGGATTTTCGACCAACCCGAGGTGGGCGCGAAGGCGAGGGAATTGTTTGACGACGCAGAGAAACTTCTCGATTGTATTGTTGACGGGAAGCTGCTGGAAGCGCGCACGGTGGTGGGCTTCTTTCCGGCCGCGGGCGTTGGCGATGATATTGAGGTGTACGAAGACGAAGCGCGCACGGGAGTCAGGGCAACTTTCCACACACTGCGCCAGCAGATGGAGAAGCCCGACGGCGAGCCGGACCTTGCCCTGGCGGACTTCATTGCGCCGCGCGACACCGGCCTTGCGGACTACCTGGGGGCCTTTGCGGTAACGGCGGGCATCCACATCGAGCGGCTGGTGGAACGGTTCGAAAAAGAAAACGACGACTACAACGCCATTATGACGAAGGCACTGGCGGACCGCCTGGCCGAGGCTTTGGCCGAGCTCACGCACAAACGCGCCCGGGACGCATGGGGCTACGGGTGCAAAGAGAACTTGAATCACGATGACCTTATCCACGAAAAATACCGCGGCATTCGTCCGGCCCCGGGCTACCCCGCCCAACCCGACCACACGGAAAAGCGCGCCCTGTTCGATCTGCTGCAAGCCGAGCGGGACGCGGGCGTGCGGCTCACTGAGAGTTTTGCGATGTATCCTGCCGCCTCGGTCAGCGGCCTGTATTTTTCACACCCCGAATCGCGGTATTTTGCCGTGGGCAAGATCGGGCGCGACCAGGCGCTTGATTACCAGCGTCGCAAGGCCATGGACCTGCCGACCCTTGAGCGATGGCTGGGCCCCTACCTCAACTACGATCCCGCAAAGTAA
- a CDS encoding glycosyl hydrolase family 18 protein, producing the protein MAGEDRGNGCFQFRRANVYLLLAVCVALSPGCEKKAPSGPTIAVPTFIRSFAAAGHEYHYTVVGKDPAQGGTLTIPTVVVPVSLVFDAPAGKAGKKVEISAADDVQKVAQSPIFQKYAFATGDTQYGDAVQRAQFYNEASAKDWHTMLGQPRVTSSLRITIPPANGYLLTSKKTGNLLAIVDLDFVQKELFNDLAKMQARPDELVIALTKNTEFYELNDATVCCTWGAHGAQSDASSKALQPFVLSTYLDPGVVPDYDDIQPLTQQLAAWMNDPLHGQQENTFPAWQKPVAKGGCGGQGIGTHYRFALPTDGVSESNATVVKTEAGEYHLENVALLPWYAQNAHPDSYQGAYSFPDTGVLKAAAEPCAPRGQRLEATPTASPAPNPHAPNGHQLIGYWVGYSRSKTIPLRDVSPQWDIIIVAFAAPVKGSTSTLQFETPAGYTKEQFRDEIAAMKRKGKKILISLGGGGQVVKLDRAEDLKNFVESVGAVVADYGFDGVDLDLETPSLILDAGDTDFRKPTTPCVVNLIEAMRQLRNRFGPKFMLAEVPEGPQVPAGYVAYAGQFGSFLPVIYATRNMLSFVDVQDYNTPPLEGMDGNYYMPETADYYVAMTEMLVHGFHVGRNSRSYFPPLAPEKVAVGFLVGRSKLSEIEKSVKYLITGKPFGGEYSLQRNGGYRNFNGVMFWNIQADRGDNYQMSNALGPLLHSLPRR; encoded by the coding sequence ATGGCCGGTGAAGATCGAGGCAACGGTTGTTTCCAGTTTCGGCGTGCCAATGTTTACCTGCTGCTGGCGGTGTGCGTTGCGCTCAGCCCGGGGTGCGAAAAGAAGGCGCCCTCGGGACCGACGATTGCCGTGCCCACTTTCATCCGATCGTTCGCGGCTGCCGGCCACGAGTACCACTACACGGTGGTGGGCAAAGATCCCGCGCAGGGCGGAACACTCACCATTCCGACTGTGGTAGTGCCGGTGTCGCTGGTTTTTGACGCGCCAGCGGGCAAGGCGGGGAAGAAGGTGGAAATCAGCGCGGCCGACGACGTGCAAAAGGTGGCGCAGTCTCCTATTTTCCAAAAGTATGCATTCGCAACCGGCGACACGCAGTACGGCGACGCCGTCCAGCGCGCGCAGTTTTACAACGAAGCCTCGGCGAAGGACTGGCACACGATGCTGGGACAGCCTCGCGTCACTTCTTCGTTGCGGATCACGATTCCGCCCGCCAACGGATACCTGCTGACATCAAAGAAGACCGGAAATTTGCTGGCCATTGTGGACCTCGATTTCGTCCAGAAAGAATTGTTCAACGATCTCGCGAAAATGCAGGCCAGGCCGGACGAACTGGTAATTGCTTTGACGAAGAACACAGAGTTCTACGAATTGAACGATGCGACGGTTTGCTGCACCTGGGGCGCCCACGGAGCGCAGTCCGATGCTTCGTCCAAGGCGCTTCAACCGTTTGTTCTGAGCACGTATCTCGACCCGGGCGTCGTGCCGGATTACGACGACATCCAGCCGCTCACCCAGCAGCTTGCCGCGTGGATGAATGACCCCTTGCACGGCCAGCAGGAGAATACTTTCCCGGCATGGCAGAAACCGGTTGCGAAAGGAGGCTGCGGAGGGCAAGGGATCGGCACGCACTATAGGTTTGCGCTGCCCACCGACGGCGTTTCGGAATCGAATGCGACCGTGGTGAAGACCGAGGCGGGCGAGTATCACCTGGAGAACGTCGCCCTGCTGCCGTGGTATGCGCAAAATGCCCATCCCGATAGCTACCAGGGCGCCTACAGCTTTCCTGATACCGGCGTGCTGAAAGCTGCCGCCGAACCTTGCGCGCCGCGCGGGCAGCGGCTGGAGGCCACGCCGACCGCATCGCCAGCGCCGAACCCGCACGCGCCCAACGGCCACCAGTTGATCGGCTACTGGGTGGGATATTCGCGTTCGAAGACAATTCCGTTGCGCGACGTTTCACCGCAATGGGACATCATTATCGTGGCCTTTGCCGCGCCGGTTAAAGGCTCAACCAGCACGCTGCAATTCGAAACGCCCGCCGGCTATACGAAAGAGCAGTTCAGGGATGAGATCGCCGCCATGAAGCGCAAGGGGAAAAAGATTCTTATCTCGCTCGGTGGCGGCGGCCAGGTGGTAAAGCTGGACAGGGCGGAAGACCTGAAGAATTTTGTGGAGAGCGTCGGGGCCGTGGTTGCGGACTACGGTTTTGACGGCGTCGATCTCGATCTCGAGACGCCATCGCTGATTCTGGATGCGGGCGATACGGACTTCCGCAAGCCGACGACGCCGTGCGTGGTGAATTTGATCGAGGCCATGCGGCAGCTTCGCAATCGCTTTGGACCGAAGTTTATGCTGGCAGAGGTCCCCGAGGGTCCGCAGGTTCCGGCGGGGTACGTGGCGTATGCGGGGCAGTTCGGCTCATTCCTGCCGGTGATTTATGCCACGCGCAACATGCTGTCGTTCGTTGACGTGCAGGATTACAATACGCCGCCGCTCGAGGGAATGGACGGAAACTACTACATGCCGGAAACGGCCGACTATTATGTGGCGATGACGGAGATGCTGGTCCACGGCTTCCATGTCGGACGAAATTCCAGGTCCTACTTCCCGCCGCTCGCGCCCGAGAAGGTGGCGGTCGGGTTTCTGGTGGGTCGCTCGAAGCTGAGCGAAATCGAGAAGTCCGTGAAGTATCTGATCACCGGCAAGCCTTTCGGGGGCGAGTACAGCCTGCAGCGCAACGGCGGCTATCGCAATTTCAATGGCGTCATGTTCTGGAACATCCAGGCGGACCGGGGAGACAATTATCAGATGTCGAATGCCCTCGGCCCGCTGCTCCACAGCCTGCCGCGGCGGTAG